TCCTATGCCTCACATGGATGGTATAGATAAGGCAGGTAGTTGCGATGTATATGATCTCAAGTTACAAGACAAACTGCTTGATCTTGTCGGGAGACTTTATATTGATTGGGGGCCGGGAGCCCTTGCATGGGTTCAATACGCTTCTAGAAATGATAAGGCTATCACCGAACTGCGGCGAGAATTTCGAACACCTGATTTCCCCGGTTTTTTGGAGTTTATCCAGCCACTTTCAAAACTCGATACTCTCCCCAAGAGTTGGGTTTCGCCACTTGAATCTTCTCGTGGAGTTTATTTGTTAACGTGCCCGAAGACGAAAGAACAGTACGTCGGTTCGGCGAGAGGTGAAGAAGGTTTTTGGGGTAGGTGGCAAAATTATGTGGAGACGGGGCACGGCGGCAATATAGGACTTAAAAGTCGGGACCCAAGTGATTACCAGGTCTCGATCCTTGAGGTTGCAGGATCGTCTGCAACATCTGATGACATCTTAATGATGGAAGGGCGATGGCAGCGGAAGCTCCAAAGCCAGGAAATGGGTTTGAATCGCAATTTAGCCAAGAAGGTGTAAGACTGAGGTAGACGCTTTAAGCCGTCGCCGAAAAGCGTGCAGCTGGCGTTCGGCTTTATCCTGTATATGGAGATCCTTTTTGAAATATATCTACATACCAGCGAAAAATGCCGATGACTGGGCAGTGCTACTTGCTGATCCTTTAAAACATTGGCGGACCGGATATTCGGCGCGAACACTTGCCTATTCTTGGCAAAATGCAGACGGTTTCCCTTCTGAGATCCAGACAGCATTCTCGACAAACGAGCTGCTTGCCGACATTCAATTATTGCTTGCCATTCCAGAGCATCAGGTCCCTTTGGTCGGAGGATCTAGACCATCCCAAAATGATATATGGGCGCTTGCGAGGGCAAGCACGGGCTTAGTGTCAATCGCTGTAGAGGGAAAAGTTTCTGAGCCGTTTGGTCCAACATTGTCGGATTGGTTGGCTGAAGGATCGAAAGGAAAGGCTTCTCGACTTGCCTTCCTTAGGCGAGAACTTAATCTGAATGAGACGCTCGCTGGCACGATACGATATCAACTCATCCATCGGACTGGGGCTGCTGTGATTGAGGCTAAGCGTTTCGGAGCGCCGCATGCTGTTATGATCGTGCACTCATTCAGTCGGTCGCGTGAATGGTTTCAGGACTACGAGGCGTTTGCATTGTTGCTACGCGCTGAAGTGTCTGTCAATCGTATAGTCTATGCGGGAAAGCGTGCTGGGGTTCATCTCCATATTGGGTGGGTGTGCGGGAATGAAGAATACCTTTTTAGGTAGTATCTGATCGGAAATGACTCTCCGGTAGAACCCGGTTTCCAATCTGGAAAGGAAGATTTTTGGTCAATATCTATGAAATAAAGCTTTTGTGCGGAGGCGACCTATAGATCGCCGCACAAGCAAAGGTGTAGATAGACGCCGAGATTGGGCAAAAAGACTATTTCCGGATCGAAGTGAACATGTCCAATCGGATGTGGATCAAAACCCGTGAAACTGACGGATTAAGTTTAGGTGAGATCATGAGTAAAAAATACAAGACGCAATGGTCAGGACAATTCGGGGTTGCGCATGAACTGACGCGGCGCGGGTATCTCGTGACGTTTACGATTGGGAATGCCCCTGCGGCAGACCTGTTGTGCGAGAGTCCATCCGGTAAAGTATTCTCTGTCCAGGTTAAGTCGCTAAGTTCCAAAACGTACTTTTTATATCAGTCTGCCTTGGTGGAGCCAGATGCCAGCCGATTTTTTGTGTTCGTCTTGATACCCGATGCCGTGGACCAGCGGCCGGAGTATTTCGTTCTTGATAATCAGCAGTTCAGGCAGGTTGTTACTGAGCAAGAGCAGGTATCGAGAGAGTTGGAGGAAAAACGCGGCAAGCCATATGGCAAGTTCAGTCCTGGAATAAACTATAAAATACTCGCACGGCATGATTTTCTGGATGCCTGGGGAAATATCCCACAGTGATGGACGCCGTGAAAATCTTAAGTTCTGGAAGGCTAGTGAGCCGTAAAAGTTTCTAACTGATTGCTCACAGCGCGATATTTGTTATTTTGCAGAAAGAGAATATAGAGATTGAAGAAATGAAATCCGAGGTTGAATATTTCCATTGCGGAGATCAATTGCTACGGGTTCTGAATTGCGAAATCCAAAAGGTGATGGCAATCGTTGATTCGATCGCATGGTCCAACTCGTTCAAGTATTTTAAAAATGGCATGATTTACGAACATCAATCTGGTTACAATAAGGCGTTTGCTGAAAATTTTATTAATCGTGGCAGGGAAACACAACCTATATTACGGAGTGATCCGAAGCTGATTGGGGATTTTCGTAAAAAACTTGTTTTTGTTGAAATTCAGTTTGGTAATAGTTCAGCTTTATACCGTGACTATTACAAGTTCCAATACGGCTTGGCTAATGGACTTCTCTCACTTGCGGTTCTCATCGTTCCGTCGAATCCCAGTAGTTTTTTCCCAAATCGAGCCCGAAGTGTTCAAACAGGACTTTCAGAGTTTGAAGTTGAAGGAAGTTCCAATATACTGTAAATACAAGACAATTAAGTCTCGGGGTTGTAGAACTCAACCGTCAGCTATAGTGCGCCATCTCCGTGATTGGGGACGGCCCCTTTCTGGCTTCCAGGCCCGAAGAAACCCGGACGGAGGTTGGAAGACCCCACATCTCAGCCAATAGCGGTTCTCGATGCTCTCGGCTTCGTGATCCAGGACGGTAGGGTACTACAAAAGCAGTAGCTATTTTGTACTGTGATAACAAAGGCTTGCTTCTTTTTTTTAGTTTCTTATTTGTAAACTCGAGTTAAAATTCTATGTTCAATAAATCAAGTCATCAAAATAAACCATTTCCTCGCTGATATACGGCTGGGCGTTTTGGATTTTTGCTTACGGGCGGGGAACAGGTGCGTGGCGGTTATTTCCGCGCTGTTTACGTCAAAGCTGATTCTTCTTTCGGAGGAAGTTGTCAGGCGACCCGCATGTATCTGAAAACCTTTTGGCAATCAAGGTTTTGGTTCATAAACTTCGAACACCCTGGTAGTTGGTGGCACTTTGGCAATGCCTGCCAGGTCTTTT
This portion of the Desulfatiglans anilini DSM 4660 genome encodes:
- a CDS encoding BglII/BstYI family type II restriction endonuclease; the protein is MQKENIEIEEMKSEVEYFHCGDQLLRVLNCEIQKVMAIVDSIAWSNSFKYFKNGMIYEHQSGYNKAFAENFINRGRETQPILRSDPKLIGDFRKKLVFVEIQFGNSSALYRDYYKFQYGLANGLLSLAVLIVPSNPSSFFPNRARSVQTGLSEFEVEGSSNIL
- a CDS encoding GIY-YIG nuclease family protein; the encoded protein is MFNTILREAGLPLENIRLIRHKDKNAKRGFTPYELWRDDRSQFENYQSTQRIRNKTKLNALYWAVFVVDFSEETMFAGLYEVHYRGRLEVDTPMPHMDGIDKAGSCDVYDLKLQDKLLDLVGRLYIDWGPGALAWVQYASRNDKAITELRREFRTPDFPGFLEFIQPLSKLDTLPKSWVSPLESSRGVYLLTCPKTKEQYVGSARGEEGFWGRWQNYVETGHGGNIGLKSRDPSDYQVSILEVAGSSATSDDILMMEGRWQRKLQSQEMGLNRNLAKKV
- a CDS encoding DUF6946 family protein, whose translation is MKYIYIPAKNADDWAVLLADPLKHWRTGYSARTLAYSWQNADGFPSEIQTAFSTNELLADIQLLLAIPEHQVPLVGGSRPSQNDIWALARASTGLVSIAVEGKVSEPFGPTLSDWLAEGSKGKASRLAFLRRELNLNETLAGTIRYQLIHRTGAAVIEAKRFGAPHAVMIVHSFSRSREWFQDYEAFALLLRAEVSVNRIVYAGKRAGVHLHIGWVCGNEEYLFR